One window of Papaver somniferum cultivar HN1 chromosome 9, ASM357369v1, whole genome shotgun sequence genomic DNA carries:
- the LOC113311024 gene encoding histone H2B.3-like — protein MAPKAEKKPAEKKPAEKKPAEKAPAEKAPAEKKPRAEKKLPAKDASSTDKKKKRSKKSIETYKIYIFKVLKQVHPDIGISSKAMGIMNSFINDIFEKLAAESSRLARYNKKPTITSREIQTAVRLVLPGELAKHAVSEGTKAVTKFTSS, from the coding sequence ATGGCACCTAAAGCAGAGAAGAAGCCGGCCGAGAAGAAGCCAGCAGAGAAGAAGCCAGCCGAGAAAGCACCAGCTGAAAAAGCACCAGCAGAGAAGAAACCCAGAGCTGAGAAGAAACTCCCAGCCAAAGATGCTTCATCaacagataagaagaagaagagatcaaagAAGTCAATTGAAACCTACAAGATCTACATCTTCAAAGTTCTGAAACAAGTTCATCCTGATATCGGTATTTCAAGCAAAGCTATGGGTATTATGaacagttttatcaatgatatCTTTGAGAAGCTTGCTGCTGAATCTTCCAGATTGGCGAGGTACAACAAGAAGCCGACTATCACTTCAAGGGAGATTCAGACCGCTGTTCGTCTTGTTCTTCCAGGAGAGTTGGCTAAGCATGCAGTTTCTGAGGGTACCAAAGCTGTTACCAAGTTTACAAGTTCTTAG